The following nucleotide sequence is from Carboxydothermus pertinax.
TTTTTTCCCTTTTTCCTGCTGTTTAATCATTTCCCAGTTAATTTTTACATCTTCACTGTCCTTCACATCTTCATCGGCAAAAACATGAGGATGACGGCGGATAAGTTTATTGCAGATTCCCTCCACCACATCTTTAAAGGTAAATGTCCCTTCTTCCCTAGCAATTTGGGTATGAAATACCACCTGCAGCAGCAAGTCCCCCAGTTCTTCCTTTAGTTTCTCCCGGTCGCCTTCCTCGAGAGCTTCGGCAACCTCATACGCTTCTTCAATTACATAAGGCTTCAGCGAAGAATGGGTTTGCTCCCGGTCCCAGGGACAGCCGCCTTCCCCCCGCAAAATTTCCATGATTTCTCCAAGCTTTTGGACACAAAATTGCTCGTCGCGCATTTTCGGTATGGCTACTAAAACTTTATGATCAAATTCCCGCCGGTCCAACTCATATAAAGGTATCTCTGCAACTTTTTCTTCCGGAAACCCTAGGTCTTTTAGTACATATACCGGATAGTCGTCGGGATAACGTTCCATTAACATTACTTTTAAATTCCCGGCAATTAACCGGTCGTATACCTGAAAAATAATATTAACGGCACTTTTGGAAAAATCCCAAACATTTGTAGTTAAAGCATCTAACACCTTATACGAGTCTCTAGCAGGGTCAATTTTCAGGACAGTTAAGGCAAGTTCTAATGCTCCCGGCGCCGTTACCACTTCAACCGCTAAGTCATTCTGC
It contains:
- the mazG gene encoding nucleoside triphosphate pyrophosphohydrolase; translated protein: MIYVVGLGPGSMDYLPLKGYRLLTAGMKVFLRTEKAAPPELLREISWQSFDHLYEKFTTFEEVYQEIVRKLLGEGQKEDVVYAVPGNPLVAERTVELLLKQNDLAVEVVTAPGALELALTVLKIDPARDSYKVLDALTTNVWDFSKSAVNIIFQVYDRLIAGNLKVMLMERYPDDYPVYVLKDLGFPEEKVAEIPLYELDRREFDHKVLVAIPKMRDEQFCVQKLGEIMEILRGEGGCPWDREQTHSSLKPYVIEEAYEVAEALEEGDREKLKEELGDLLLQVVFHTQIAREEGTFTFKDVVEGICNKLIRRHPHVFADEDVKDSEDVKINWEMIKQQEKGKKSVIEGVARTFPALIKAQKVGEKAAKVGFDWERAEEVFNKIEEELLELKESLKEATSRQEEELGDLLFSVVNLARKLGVDAEEALNKTVNKFVKRFLKMEELSREMGLNLQDLDLKKMDELWNRAKNL